The Deltaproteobacteria bacterium IMCC39524 genomic interval TGTATTGTCCCTGGTCGCCTTGCTCGCGACCCCCGCCTTTGCAGCCGACACCATCAAGATCGGCTTCAACATCCCGATGACCGGGGACATCCCCGAAGTTGGGGAAGGCTCCAAAAACGCCGCTGAAATGTACCTTGCCGATATCAACGGCGCCGGAGGTCTTGAGGTTGGCGGCAAGAAGTACATGCTTGAGTTCATCTATATGGACAACGAATCTAAAGCCGACTCGGCAGTCAACGCTGCCCTCAAACTGATCGAGCAGGAAGAGGTCGTGGCGATTATCGGCCCCAACTCTTCCAAGCAGGCAGTCCCTGGCGGCGGTACCGCTAACGAAAACCGCGTGCCGATGATCAGTCCCTGGTCGACCAATCCGAATACCACGCTGGACCGTCCTTGGGTTTTCCGCGCCGCCTTCCTCGACCCCTTCCAGGGACCAGTCGTTGCTGACTTTGCGGCCAAGAAATTCGGTGCCAAGACCGCAGCAGTGCTCTTCGACGTCGCCAACGACTATTCTGTCGGCCTGGCAGAAGTATTTAAAGCTGCCTGGGAAGCCAAGGGGCTCGGCCCGGTCGTCGCCTACGAGTCGAATGGCACCAAGGATCAGGATTTCTCAGCCCAACTGACCACCATTATCGCCGCCAAGCCTGATTTCATCTTTGTTCCGGAAAACTACAACCAGGTCGCCCTGATCATCCCGCAGGCGCGTGATCTCGGCTACAAGGGTCCCTTCATGGGTTCCGACGCCTGGGGTACCCCGGACCTGGTCAAACTCTGTGGCGAGCAGTGCAACGGTCAGTACTTCTCAACCCATTACGCTGCAGCCGGCGCCAAGGGTGCGACCAAGGTTTTCATCGATCGCTACACCGAAAAGTACGGCTCAGAGCCGGCTGACTATGCCGCCCTGACCTGGGATTCCATCGGTCTGATGCTCGAAGGGATCAAGAACGCCGGCATGGTCGACTCCAACCCGCGCAAGATGCGCCAAGCCATCCGTGACGGACTGGCTGCTATCAAGTCTTTTGACGGCGTCACCGGCTCATCCAAGTTTAATGAGCAGGGCGACCCGATCAAGTGCGCTGTTATCGTTAAAGTCTCTGACGAGGGAACCTTTGTCTTCGAGGAGTCTGTTTGCCCATAACACGCTAAACACATTAAGCAGGAAAAAGGACGGGGGTCCGCGGGCCCTCGTCCTTTTTTATCCAATCCCGAGTTCGTCATCAAAGACCAGAAAATCAACGATTGATGCATTCACAAAAAAAGACTAAAGTAGAGCGCCGAAGAAAAACAACTGCACAGCTCGCGCGCTTTGTAACACCCTCAATAATTATTTCAAGGAAGTAGGGTCTCGTGGATTTCATTATTCAAAATGTTTTGAACGCCCTGCAGTGGGGGAGCTTTTATGC includes:
- a CDS encoding ABC transporter substrate-binding protein; amino-acid sequence: MKKLKLLVVLSLVALLATPAFAADTIKIGFNIPMTGDIPEVGEGSKNAAEMYLADINGAGGLEVGGKKYMLEFIYMDNESKADSAVNAALKLIEQEEVVAIIGPNSSKQAVPGGGTANENRVPMISPWSTNPNTTLDRPWVFRAAFLDPFQGPVVADFAAKKFGAKTAAVLFDVANDYSVGLAEVFKAAWEAKGLGPVVAYESNGTKDQDFSAQLTTIIAAKPDFIFVPENYNQVALIIPQARDLGYKGPFMGSDAWGTPDLVKLCGEQCNGQYFSTHYAAAGAKGATKVFIDRYTEKYGSEPADYAALTWDSIGLMLEGIKNAGMVDSNPRKMRQAIRDGLAAIKSFDGVTGSSKFNEQGDPIKCAVIVKVSDEGTFVFEESVCP